In Carya illinoinensis cultivar Pawnee chromosome 7, C.illinoinensisPawnee_v1, whole genome shotgun sequence, the following are encoded in one genomic region:
- the LOC122314894 gene encoding RNA-binding KH domain-containing protein PEPPER, whose protein sequence is MATTEPTENGTTNALESDTQTLPAEGTTNSSTPTEPPPTTTAATTETPATAPTESEPSTQNPESESAPASDPPAIVTTSATPPDKRWPGWPGHCVFRIIVPVLKVGSIIGRRGDLIKKMCEETRARIRVLDGAVGTPDRVVLIAGKEEPEAPFSPAMDAVIRVFKRVSGLSETESDAKASGAAGVAFSSIRLLVASTQAINLIGKQGSLIKAIQESTGASVRVLSGDEVPLYVAADERIVELQGETLKVLKALEAVVGHLRKFLVDQSVLPLFEKSYAAPVSQDRIVDAWSDKSSLHAASQTAIATEYPLSVSAKRDSLFLDRETHLESQLLPSGMSHYGQDPVLSGIRSSGLARAGAPIVTQITQTMQIPLSYAEAILGPKGSNIALIRRSSGAILTVQESRGRPDEITVEIKGTSSQVQTAQHMIQEAINTHNEPVTSSYGGIDAVSRYSSYSGATSYPLSTSTYPSSTFSSQSYGGYGSSSLGGGYSTFRL, encoded by the exons ATGGCGACTACCGAACCCACTGAGAACGGTACCACCAACGCCCTGGAGTCCGACACTCAAACACTTCCAGCCGAAGGCACTACCAACTCTTCCACGCCAACCGAACCCCCTCCCACTACAACCGCTGCTACCACCGAGACACCAGCCACGGCGCCAACTGAGTCCGAACCTTCCACTCAGAATCCAGAGTCCGAGTCAGCTCCCGCTTCCGACCCTCCGGCTATAGTCACTACCTCTGCCACCCCACCCGACAAGAGGTGGCCGGGATGGCCAGGGCACTGCGTGTTCCGGATCATCGTGCCGGTCCTCAAGGTCGGTAGCATCATCGGCCGCAGAGGAGATCTCATCAAGAAGATGTGCGAGGAGACCCGTGCCCGCATTCGCGTCCTCGACGGCGCCGTAGGCACCCCCGATCGAGTT GTGCTGATAGCTGGAAAGGAAGAACCAGAGGCACCTTTTTCCCCTGCAATGGATGCTGTGATACGAGTTTTCAAACGTGTCTCTGGGTTATCTGAGACTGAGAGTGATGCCAAAGCATCTGGAGCTGCTGGTGTTGCATTTTCTTCAATCCGGTTATTGGTTGCATCGACACAAGCCATTAATTTAATTGGAAAACAAGGCTCGTTAATCAAAGCTATACAGGAGAGTACTGGTGCTTCTGTCAGAGTATTGTCAGGAG ATGAGGTGCCGCTCTATGTTGCTGCAGATGAGAGGATTGTGGAATTGCAGGGAGAAACTTTAAAGGTTCTCAAAGCTCTAGAAGCAGTAGTGGGTCACCTGAGGAAGTTTTTGGTTGATCAAAGTGTTCTTCCTCTTTTTGAAAAGAGT TATGCTGCACCTGTCTCACAAGATCGCATAGTGGATGCCTGGTCTGACAAGTCATCACTGCATGCTGCTTCTCAAACTGCAATTGCCACTGAATATCCTCTCTCAGTCTCTGCAAAGAGGGATTCTTTATTCCTTGACCGTGAAACTCATTTAGAGTCTCAACTTCTGCCCTCGGGAATGTCACACTATGGACAAGATCCTGTACTTTCTGGAATACGTTCTTCAGGACTTGCTCGTGCCGGTGCTCCTATTGTTACTCAG ATTACACAAACAATGCAAATCCCACTGTCGTATGCCGAGGCTATCCTTGGACCTAAAGGGTCTAATATTGCTCTCATTCGTCGTAGTAGTGGTGCCATCTTGACTGTACAAGAGAGCAGGGGTCGACCTGATGAGATCACTGTGGAAATTAAAGGCACCTCATCACAGGTTCAGACAGCTCAACATATGATTCAG GAAGCAATAAATACTCATAATGAACCAGTTACAAGCAGCTATGGTGGGATAGATGCTGTTTCGAGGTATTCCTCTTACTCGGGCGCTACATCTTATCCCTTGTCTACATCAACTTATCCCTCGTCGACGTTCTCTTCGCAATCGTATGGTGGGTATGGATCTTCCAGTTTGGGAGGAGGCTACAGTACTTTCAGGCTTTGA
- the LOC122314896 gene encoding macrophage migration inhibitory factor homolog isoform X1, translating into MPTLNLFTNLPVDAVVASDILKDATKAVAKIIGKPESYVMILLNGGVPITFAGTEEPAAYGELISIGGLGPSVNGKLSSTIAEILQTKLSIDSSRFYIKFYDVQLALYLYCCLHGRICFHRA; encoded by the exons atgccgaCCTTGAATCTGTTCACGAACCTGCCAGTGGATGCAGTGGTGGCCTCTGACATCCTCAAGGACGCCACCAAAGCTGTCGCCAAGATCATTGGCAAACCCGAGTCT TATGTGATGATTTTGCTGAATGGGGGAGTGCCTATCACATTTGCGGGCACTGAAGAGCCAGCCGCATATGGAGAACTGATATCCATTGGGGGTCTTGGACCAAGTGTGAATGGAAAATTGAGTTCAACAATTGCAGAGATTCTTCAGACTAAGCTATCTATAGACAGCTCCCGCTTCTATATCAAATTTTATGATGTTCAG CTAGCATTATACCTGTATTGCTGTTTGCATGGGAGAATATGCTTTCACCGGGCATAA
- the LOC122314896 gene encoding macrophage migration inhibitory factor homolog isoform X2, whose protein sequence is MPTLNLFTNLPVDAVVASDILKDATKAVAKIIGKPESYVMILLNGGVPITFAGTEEPAAYGELISIGGLGPSVNGKLSSTIAEILQTKLSIDSSRFYIKFYDVQRSFFGFNGSTF, encoded by the exons atgccgaCCTTGAATCTGTTCACGAACCTGCCAGTGGATGCAGTGGTGGCCTCTGACATCCTCAAGGACGCCACCAAAGCTGTCGCCAAGATCATTGGCAAACCCGAGTCT TATGTGATGATTTTGCTGAATGGGGGAGTGCCTATCACATTTGCGGGCACTGAAGAGCCAGCCGCATATGGAGAACTGATATCCATTGGGGGTCTTGGACCAAGTGTGAATGGAAAATTGAGTTCAACAATTGCAGAGATTCTTCAGACTAAGCTATCTATAGACAGCTCCCGCTTCTATATCAAATTTTATGATGTTCAG CGATCCTTCTTTGGGTTCAACGGCTCAACTTTTTGA
- the LOC122314896 gene encoding macrophage migration inhibitory factor homolog isoform X4, with protein MPTLNLFTNLPVDAVVASDILKDATKAVAKIIGKPESYVMILLNGGVPITFAGTEEPAAYGELISIGGLGPSVNGKLSSTIAEILQTKLSIDSSRFYIKFYDVQNCS; from the exons atgccgaCCTTGAATCTGTTCACGAACCTGCCAGTGGATGCAGTGGTGGCCTCTGACATCCTCAAGGACGCCACCAAAGCTGTCGCCAAGATCATTGGCAAACCCGAGTCT TATGTGATGATTTTGCTGAATGGGGGAGTGCCTATCACATTTGCGGGCACTGAAGAGCCAGCCGCATATGGAGAACTGATATCCATTGGGGGTCTTGGACCAAGTGTGAATGGAAAATTGAGTTCAACAATTGCAGAGATTCTTCAGACTAAGCTATCTATAGACAGCTCCCGCTTCTATATCAAATTTTATGATGTTCAG AATTGCAGCTAG
- the LOC122314896 gene encoding macrophage migration inhibitory factor homolog isoform X3 produces the protein MPRPCFFCFCTSYLVVPYSRTFDKICWLELYVMILLNGGVPITFAGTEEPAAYGELISIGGLGPSVNGKLSSTIAEILQTKLSIDSSRFYIKFYDVQLALYLYCCLHGRICFHRA, from the exons ATGCCAAGGCCATGTTTCTTCTGTTTTTGTACTAGTTATCTTGTTGTGCCATACTCGAGAACTTTTGACAAAATTTGTTGGTTAGAACTG TATGTGATGATTTTGCTGAATGGGGGAGTGCCTATCACATTTGCGGGCACTGAAGAGCCAGCCGCATATGGAGAACTGATATCCATTGGGGGTCTTGGACCAAGTGTGAATGGAAAATTGAGTTCAACAATTGCAGAGATTCTTCAGACTAAGCTATCTATAGACAGCTCCCGCTTCTATATCAAATTTTATGATGTTCAG CTAGCATTATACCTGTATTGCTGTTTGCATGGGAGAATATGCTTTCACCGGGCATAA